A single genomic interval of Stieleria maiorica harbors:
- a CDS encoding SulP family inorganic anion transporter: MSSPIINPGDVPRGNLQGFTRYFKHDFISGLLVFLIALPLCLGISIASGYPPIAGIFTAIIGSVVATLMSNSELTIKGPAAGLIVIAIGCIGAFGGDGMVGGWSEADQAAYRAALAVGVAAAVLQVFFGIFRAGILGEFFPISAVHGMLAAIGVIIIAKQIPVALGVSASGGPLELIQQIPHFIAAANPAIAAIGLTSVLIMFLWPIVGNKLPMLKVLPSPLIVLVAAIPMGMVFDLMHEHSYTLQNHEYQLGENYLVAMPERVFGMFDSLTTPDFSALQQPVAWKWVFMFFIIGSLESLLSAKAVDLIDPWRRKTNMDRDMVAVGAGNLCCALVGGLPMISEIVRSKANIDNGARTRFADLWHGMFLLVCVAFIPMVLHRIPMAALAAMLIYTGFRLAHPTEFFNVWKIGREQLVIFVVTLIAVLATDLLIGIAIGIATKVVIHLSNGVPLRSLFKPEIEVSSDDGRTVRLTAYKSAVFSNWIPIRRQIERVGLLQDKNVELDLAEVELVDHTVMDKLHEMENDFQQQGLQFTALGLESHQPFADHAQSARRKGLCTVQRLTIMTDPELEEELENAIVALGASGYTSTPCRGLGRRGITNEFRTPRAQVRIEVIGTKGICDSVVDYLRRDAQTQHPLVFTVEEVRVARLDAFAPVPGSNQPAVDQEEEHLDPVGH; the protein is encoded by the coding sequence ATGAGTTCCCCCATCATCAACCCCGGCGACGTCCCACGTGGAAATCTGCAGGGCTTTACCCGTTACTTCAAGCACGACTTCATTTCGGGACTGCTCGTCTTCCTGATCGCACTGCCCTTGTGCTTGGGCATTTCCATCGCCAGCGGCTATCCGCCGATCGCCGGCATTTTCACCGCCATCATCGGATCGGTCGTGGCGACGCTGATGAGCAATTCGGAGCTGACGATCAAGGGTCCCGCAGCCGGATTGATCGTGATCGCGATCGGTTGCATCGGTGCATTCGGCGGCGACGGAATGGTCGGCGGCTGGAGCGAAGCGGACCAGGCGGCCTATCGGGCGGCATTGGCCGTGGGAGTCGCCGCGGCGGTGCTGCAAGTCTTCTTCGGCATCTTTCGCGCCGGCATCTTGGGCGAGTTCTTTCCGATTTCCGCCGTCCACGGCATGTTGGCGGCGATCGGCGTGATCATCATTGCCAAGCAGATTCCGGTGGCACTGGGCGTGAGTGCATCCGGGGGGCCGCTGGAACTGATCCAGCAAATTCCCCACTTCATCGCGGCGGCCAATCCCGCGATCGCGGCGATCGGACTGACCAGCGTGTTGATCATGTTCCTTTGGCCGATCGTCGGCAACAAGTTGCCGATGCTGAAGGTCTTGCCCTCACCCTTGATCGTGCTGGTCGCGGCGATCCCGATGGGGATGGTGTTTGATCTGATGCACGAACATTCCTACACGTTGCAAAACCACGAGTACCAGTTGGGCGAGAACTATTTGGTCGCGATGCCCGAGCGCGTCTTTGGCATGTTCGACTCACTGACCACGCCGGACTTTTCGGCGCTGCAACAACCCGTCGCTTGGAAATGGGTGTTCATGTTCTTCATCATCGGCAGCCTGGAATCATTGCTCAGCGCCAAGGCGGTGGATCTGATCGACCCCTGGCGGCGCAAGACGAACATGGACCGCGACATGGTTGCGGTCGGCGCCGGGAATTTGTGTTGTGCGTTGGTCGGCGGATTGCCGATGATATCCGAAATCGTGCGGAGCAAGGCGAACATCGACAACGGTGCCCGCACGCGATTTGCCGACTTGTGGCACGGGATGTTTTTGTTGGTCTGTGTCGCGTTTATCCCGATGGTGTTGCACCGCATTCCGATGGCCGCGTTGGCGGCGATGCTGATCTACACCGGTTTTCGTTTGGCACACCCCACGGAGTTCTTCAACGTTTGGAAAATCGGCCGCGAGCAATTGGTGATTTTCGTCGTCACGTTGATCGCGGTGTTGGCCACCGACCTGTTGATCGGGATCGCGATCGGCATTGCCACCAAAGTGGTGATCCACCTGTCCAACGGCGTGCCGCTGCGATCACTGTTCAAACCCGAGATCGAGGTCAGCAGCGACGACGGGCGGACGGTACGATTGACGGCGTACAAGTCGGCGGTGTTCAGCAACTGGATTCCGATTCGCCGCCAGATCGAGCGCGTCGGATTGCTGCAAGACAAGAACGTCGAACTGGATCTGGCAGAAGTCGAGTTGGTCGATCACACGGTGATGGACAAGCTGCACGAGATGGAAAACGATTTCCAGCAACAGGGACTTCAATTCACCGCGCTAGGACTTGAGTCGCATCAACCGTTTGCCGACCACGCCCAGAGCGCGCGTCGAAAGGGCCTTTGCACGGTCCAACGGTTGACCATCATGACCGATCCGGAATTGGAAGAAGAGTTGGAAAATGCGATCGTCGCTTTGGGGGCCAGCGGCTATACATCAACGCCCTGCCGGGGCCTGGGGCGGCGTGGGATCACCAATGAATTTCGTACCCCGCGGGCCCAAGTGCGGATCGAAGTGATCGGCACCAAAGGAATTTGCGATTCTGTGGTCGATTATCTGCGCCGCGACGCCCAGACCCAACACCCGCTGGTGTTCACGGTCGAAGAAGTCCGGGTGGCTCGGTTGGATGCCTTCGCGCCCGTCCCCGGTTCGAATCAGCCTGCGGTGGATCAGGAGGAGGAACACCTGGACCCGGTCGGCCATTGA
- a CDS encoding SpoIIAA family protein — protein sequence MGVRFSEVDLATRADSNVIHLHVSGTMNHEDYEIFGPDIEQLIQKHGKIRVLLELDDFHGWTARALWDDIKFDIQHFRDIERIAMVGDKAWEKWMAIFCSPFTAAKVKYFDASEIDAAWDWVDED from the coding sequence ATGGGTGTTCGATTCAGTGAAGTCGATTTAGCGACTCGAGCCGATAGCAACGTGATTCACCTGCATGTCAGCGGCACCATGAACCACGAGGATTACGAGATCTTCGGGCCCGACATCGAACAGTTGATTCAGAAACACGGAAAGATCCGTGTCCTGCTGGAACTGGATGATTTCCACGGCTGGACCGCCCGGGCGCTGTGGGACGACATCAAGTTTGACATCCAGCACTTCCGCGACATCGAGCGGATCGCCATGGTCGGCGACAAAGCCTGGGAAAAGTGGATGGCGATTTTCTGCTCGCCGTTCACCGCCGCCAAAGTCAAGTACTTCGACGCCAGCGAAATCGACGCGGCCTGGGACTGGGTGGACGAGGATTGA